The Paludibacter jiangxiensis DNA segment GTTCCATTGCCTTCCCTTTGGCAAAACAAGTAGTAGTAGGTCTTAATCTTGATTTCTAATCCTAAATATCAACTCAAAATGAAAAAATACATCTATATATCCTTAACAGCCTTAACCATTTCATTGGGATTTACATCCTGTAATAGTTTCTTGGAGGAAGATAACAAAGCCGGACAAACAGCCGATCTCGCTTACTCTACATCTTCCGGAATTCAAGGGTTAATGGCCTCCTGCTATAGCTTTTCGCGTGGATGGTACGGTAAAGAAGCCGGATTAGGTCTCTCAGAGATGGGAACCGACCTCTTTTACTATGGTTATGACAACAAGCAAAAGTCCTTGAACTCATACAACATCACGGCTCAGAGTCTCGATGACAACACTGCTGATAACCCATGTTTGGATCAATATTGGGAAATGTTTTATTGCGCAGTTGATGCTTGCAACAATGCTCTGGTTTATATTCCCAAGAACACGGCCATCAGTGCAACTGCCCGCAACCAATATCTCGGTGAGGCTTATTTTTTACGCGCCTTTTATTACTGGCACATGGTGAATATATGGGGACCGGTTCCTTACAACACTGTTCCTTTTGACAAGGTAGTAACCACAGCATCCCGTATGCCCGAAGAACAGGTTTACAGCAACATGTTGGCCGACCTGGACAAATCGATCGAAGCTTTCAATGCTGCTAATTACAAAGTAAAGACCGACGGCAGAGCCAACTACTGGGCTGCCCGTGCGTTGAAAGCTCGTGTATTGTTATATGCTGCTTCATGGTTAGGAAAAAACAGCATCACTACCAACACCAGTTATACAGGAAAAGATCTCTATGCCTTGGCACAAGCGGAAGCCGAAGCGGTAATCGGAAGTAATATTGCTTCATTCTACGATAATTATGCAGACACCTGGTCGATGAAGAACGAAGATATTGCCACCAACAAAGAATCAATTTGGGGTGTGAGATACGATTACGACCTGACAACAACTGTAAACTGCATTCCTTATCGTTACAAAACCGATGCAAGTGGAAGTACGTTGTCATACAATGGTTTGATTACCCGAACCGGTTACTCTCGCGGAGGTAGTGCTATGTTATTGATGTTTGTATCCATGTGGAACAACGGAGCATCTGATTTGGGTGGTGACGGCAAAGAAGTATTCGTTCGTACTTTAGGAACGGACAAAACCATGTACGTGACCAACACAAAAACCAAACAAAGTGTTTATGTAGCCGATACTTACTCACCTTACGGACGTGGATTCACCCGTTATCTCCCATCTGTCTATTTGTGGAAACTGTTTGACAAATACCGTGCAACCGACCAACGTACTAACGCTACCCTTTTGGAAGCGTATACCATCGCCAAAGGTTTGGAAGGTAGTTCTACAAAATACCCCAATATGCAGGACACAGCAATTTATTATTGTCCGTTAGACGGTAATTCTCCGGCAGGTCTTGCTAAACAGGCGTGGGCTAAGAACCGTTACCGTATTCAGTTCTTGAACAACGGAGATATTCCCGTGTACACATCTTCAGACCCGGCTACCGCTAAACCGACCGAAGCAGCAAAAGCAAGCTCTGATGTCTACAAAGATACCCGTTACAATACTTACAAAATCGGAGGATGGTGTTCTTATCCCGGCATCAAAAAATTCCTGGACAATGTATATGATCCCAAATATCCTACCAATGATATATCTTTTCGCGATGCTATCGTATTACGCCTTGCAGAAATGTACCTGATCAAGGCAGAGTGCCAGTTAGCAAGCGGAGATAATGGAGGTGCGCTTAATACCCTCAATCTATTACGTGCAAAACGTGCTATCTCGGGCAAAGACAACTCTATTTCCGGAACCGTAACCATCAACACTATTCTTGATGAACGTGCCATGGAGTTGTGCGGCGAACAACAACGCTGGTTTGACCTGAAACGTACACACACATTGGTTGACCGGGTAAAAGCT contains these protein-coding regions:
- a CDS encoding RagB/SusD family nutrient uptake outer membrane protein produces the protein MKKYIYISLTALTISLGFTSCNSFLEEDNKAGQTADLAYSTSSGIQGLMASCYSFSRGWYGKEAGLGLSEMGTDLFYYGYDNKQKSLNSYNITAQSLDDNTADNPCLDQYWEMFYCAVDACNNALVYIPKNTAISATARNQYLGEAYFLRAFYYWHMVNIWGPVPYNTVPFDKVVTTASRMPEEQVYSNMLADLDKSIEAFNAANYKVKTDGRANYWAARALKARVLLYAASWLGKNSITTNTSYTGKDLYALAQAEAEAVIGSNIASFYDNYADTWSMKNEDIATNKESIWGVRYDYDLTTTVNCIPYRYKTDASGSTLSYNGLITRTGYSRGGSAMLLMFVSMWNNGASDLGGDGKEVFVRTLGTDKTMYVTNTKTKQSVYVADTYSPYGRGFTRYLPSVYLWKLFDKYRATDQRTNATLLEAYTIAKGLEGSSTKYPNMQDTAIYYCPLDGNSPAGLAKQAWAKNRYRIQFLNNGDIPVYTSSDPATAKPTEAAKASSDVYKDTRYNTYKIGGWCSYPGIKKFLDNVYDPKYPTNDISFRDAIVLRLAEMYLIKAECQLASGDNGGALNTLNLLRAKRAISGKDNSISGTVTINTILDERAMELCGEQQRWFDLKRTHTLVDRVKAYNAQASGQVKDIHYLRPIPQAQIDAVSNKEDFKQNTGY